A stretch of Castanea sativa cultivar Marrone di Chiusa Pesio chromosome 2, ASM4071231v1 DNA encodes these proteins:
- the LOC142624382 gene encoding protein PHR1-LIKE 3-like yields the protein MYSAIHSLPLDAQGSLDGTNLPGDACLVLTSDPKPRLRWTAELHERFVDAVTQLGGPDKATPKTIMRTMGVKGLTLYHLKSHLQKYRLGKQSCKESTETSKDASCIAESQDTGSSSPSSRMMAQDLNDGYQVTEALRVQMEVQRRLHEQLEVQRRLQLRIEAQGKYLQSILEKACKALNDQAAATAGLEAAREELSELAIKVSNECQGLAPLETIKVPSLCDIAAALENSNASNLPARIGDCSVESCLTSTGSPVSPMGMGSQAAVLKKRPRTFFGNGDLLPLEGNMRQDVEWMMANIG from the exons ATGTATTCGGCCATTCACTCGCTCCCACTGGATGCGCAGGGATCCCTGGACGGGACGAACCTACCGGGTGATGCTTGCTTGGTTCTCACTTCGGATCCAAAGCCCCGACTGCGTTGGACTGCGGAGCTCCACGAGAGGTTCGTCGACGCTGTGACCCAGCTCGGCGGCCCTGACA AAGCAACACCTAAGACTATTATGAGAACAATGGGAGTTAAAGGGCTCACTCTTTATCACTTGAAATCACATCTTCAG AAGTATCGCTTGGGGAAGCAATCTTGCAAGGAGTCGACTGAAACCTCTAAGGATG CTTCATGCATTGCAGAGAGTCAGGACACTggttcatcatcaccatcatcaagAATGATGGCACAAGATCTGAATGA tGGTTATCAAGTTACTGAGGCATTGCGAGTACAAATGGAAGTCCAACGAAGACTGCATGAGCAGCTCGAG GTGCAGCGCCGTCTACAACTCCGGATTGAAGCTCAAGGCAAATACCTGCAGTCAATACTTGAGAAGGCTTGTAAAGCCCTGAACGACCAGGCTGCTGCAACTGCTGGGCTTGAAGCTGCTAGAGAAGAGCTCTCTGAACTGGCAATTAAGGTTTCCAATGAATGTCAAGGATTGGCTCCCCTCGAAACCATAAAAGTGCCCTCATTGTGTGACATCGCTGCAGCCTTAGAGAACAGTAACGCTTCCAACCTGCCAGCTCGCATTGGTGACTGCTCTGTTGAAAGCTGCTTGACATCAACTGGAAGCCCAGTTTCTCCAATGGGTATGGGTTCACAGGCTGCAGTCTTGAAGAAGAGACCAAGGACCTTTTTTGGCAATGGAGATTTGTTGCCCTTGGAGGGTAACATGCGGCAAGATGTAGAATGGATGATGGCTAATATTGGATGA